Proteins co-encoded in one Actinomadura luteofluorescens genomic window:
- a CDS encoding ATP-binding protein — MSGALLAPEAPALVLAPSDRAPSLARRHLVDRFQELGIADDFVGRLVVTELVTNAYIHVGVGHIVLRIFPDVRDDLVVIEVWDQGPDEPAVRSEDDDAEGGRGLLLIEQLVHDWGVRPLNEEGKVVWARCLR, encoded by the coding sequence ATGTCAGGAGCGCTGCTGGCGCCCGAGGCGCCGGCCTTGGTGTTGGCGCCGTCCGATCGTGCGCCCTCGCTGGCGCGCCGCCATCTCGTGGATCGGTTCCAGGAGCTGGGGATCGCAGACGACTTCGTCGGACGGCTCGTGGTGACCGAGTTGGTGACCAACGCCTACATCCATGTCGGTGTCGGGCACATCGTTCTCCGGATCTTTCCCGACGTGCGTGACGACCTGGTCGTGATCGAGGTCTGGGACCAGGGACCGGACGAACCCGCCGTGCGGAGCGAGGACGACGACGCGGAGGGCGGCCGCGGGCTGCTGCTGATAGAGCAGCTCGTCCATGACTGGGGCGTTCGACCGCTCAACGAGGAGGGGAAGGTCGTGTGGGCACGATGCCTCCGTTGA
- the vph gene encoding viomycin phosphotransferase, giving the protein MNIRTTHRALLSRLLPADEVDDLAVRQGQFHMVVIGSDRVVCLPRTPAAAARLPERAAALHALAGLDLGFRTPEPLLQGGAHGTGEAPFLVLGRIPGEPLDAEALKDAQVADTVAEQYATVLSGLARAGAGERARALLPHATGDRWRQFAESVRAELFQLMSDSGRLRAERELAALDGLPHVTRAVVHGDLGAENVLWEWTHGLPRLAGVLDWDDVALSDPAEDFAAIGASYGREFLERVLALGNWSDPGLLDRITAIRNTFALQQALYAIRDGDEEELADGLATYH; this is encoded by the coding sequence GTGAACATCCGCACGACGCATCGCGCTCTCCTCAGCCGTCTGCTGCCCGCCGACGAAGTGGACGATCTCGCGGTGCGTCAGGGGCAATTCCACATGGTGGTCATCGGCTCGGACCGTGTCGTGTGCCTGCCCCGCACCCCGGCAGCGGCCGCCCGGCTGCCCGAGCGGGCGGCCGCACTACACGCGCTCGCCGGGCTCGACCTCGGCTTCCGCACACCTGAGCCGCTGCTCCAGGGCGGTGCGCACGGCACCGGCGAGGCACCGTTCCTGGTGCTCGGCCGCATTCCGGGGGAACCGCTGGACGCCGAGGCGCTCAAGGACGCTCAAGTGGCCGACACCGTGGCGGAGCAGTACGCCACGGTGCTGTCCGGTCTGGCCCGTGCCGGCGCCGGCGAAAGGGCACGAGCACTTCTCCCTCACGCAACGGGAGACCGGTGGCGGCAGTTCGCGGAGAGCGTGCGCGCTGAGCTTTTCCAGCTCATGTCCGACAGCGGACGCCTACGGGCCGAGCGGGAACTCGCAGCACTCGACGGCCTCCCCCACGTCACCCGAGCAGTGGTGCATGGCGACCTCGGCGCCGAAAACGTCCTGTGGGAGTGGACGCACGGCCTGCCGCGCCTCGCCGGAGTACTCGACTGGGACGATGTCGCCCTCAGCGACCCGGCCGAGGACTTCGCTGCCATCGGTGCCAGCTACGGCCGTGAGTTCCTGGAACGGGTACTCGCCTTGGGCAACTGGTCGGACCCCGGACTCCTTGACCGCATCACCGCGATCCGCAACACGTTCGCCCTGCAGCAAGCTCTCTACGCAATCCGCGACGGCGACGAAGAAGAACTAGCGGACGGCCTGGCCACCTACCACTGA
- a CDS encoding dienelactone hydrolase family protein — MHFTSEQRLDDGVLEREFTLGDIPGILWTPESAAAPVPLILMGHPGGMRRMYPRLVGRARHSVAEGFAAATIELPWSGDRPGSDAVDQARADVRRALEAGEPVGDDIVDRLILPLVDQAVPECQATLDALLSLPEISGPVGYSGGVISIGVRLAVVEPRIAAAGLFAGSFVPRSIIEEARQVTIPLHVLLQWDDEGNDRQAALDLFDAFGSKEKMLNANMGGHTGVPHYAGDAAAQFFTRHLK, encoded by the coding sequence ATGCATTTCACCTCCGAGCAGCGCCTTGACGACGGCGTCCTCGAACGCGAATTCACCCTCGGCGACATCCCCGGGATCCTGTGGACGCCGGAGTCCGCGGCCGCGCCGGTCCCGCTGATCCTGATGGGCCACCCCGGCGGGATGCGCAGGATGTACCCCCGGCTGGTGGGCCGGGCACGGCACAGCGTGGCGGAGGGCTTCGCCGCGGCCACCATCGAGCTCCCGTGGAGCGGTGACCGGCCCGGTTCCGACGCCGTGGACCAGGCCCGCGCCGACGTGCGCCGGGCGCTGGAGGCCGGCGAGCCGGTCGGCGACGACATCGTGGACCGGCTCATCCTTCCGCTGGTCGACCAGGCGGTCCCCGAATGCCAGGCCACCCTGGACGCCCTCCTGTCGCTGCCCGAGATCAGCGGCCCGGTCGGGTACTCAGGGGGAGTGATCTCCATCGGAGTCCGGTTGGCGGTTGTCGAGCCGCGCATAGCGGCCGCCGGTCTGTTCGCCGGGAGTTTCGTGCCCCGCTCCATCATCGAGGAAGCCCGCCAGGTCACCATTCCGCTGCACGTCCTGCTGCAATGGGACGACGAAGGGAACGACCGGCAGGCGGCCCTGGACCTGTTCGACGCCTTCGGCTCCAAGGAGAAGATGCTGAACGCCAACATGGGCGGGCACACCGGCGTCCCGCACTACGCGGGGGACGCCGCGGCTCAGTTCTTCACCAGGCATCTGAAGTAG